The Candidatus Phaeomarinobacter ectocarpi genome includes a region encoding these proteins:
- a CDS encoding SDR family NAD(P)-dependent oxidoreductase has translation MTQIAGKTIFITGCASGIGRGLVKHAIQHGAKRVIATDVDSAGLGKTAEEASKLGSGDIETHILDVSDKDAVYALADSIQADHGGADIVINNAGVALFAEVNEMTYQDFEWVMDIDFWGMVYGTKAFLPRMIERGSGHIVNVSSIFGMIAVPGNSAYHAAKFAIRGFTESLRTEMVRNETGVEIASVHPGGIKTNVARNARLAQNEELLARKDEIAKGFDEFARTTPEEAARVIFTGIEKNNPRILIGGDARFMDRIQRLLPIKYHKVLGRLMGRQEEEAS, from the coding sequence ATGACCCAGATTGCAGGCAAAACCATTTTCATCACCGGCTGCGCGTCAGGTATCGGCCGCGGGCTCGTGAAACATGCCATTCAACATGGCGCCAAGCGGGTGATCGCGACGGATGTGGATTCTGCGGGTCTTGGCAAGACGGCCGAGGAAGCCTCCAAGCTGGGGTCCGGCGACATTGAAACGCATATTCTGGATGTTTCGGACAAGGACGCGGTCTATGCCCTGGCGGACAGCATTCAGGCCGACCATGGCGGCGCGGACATTGTGATCAATAATGCGGGCGTGGCCCTGTTCGCCGAGGTCAACGAGATGACCTATCAGGACTTTGAGTGGGTCATGGACATTGATTTCTGGGGCATGGTGTACGGCACCAAGGCATTTCTGCCCCGGATGATCGAGCGCGGCTCCGGCCACATCGTCAATGTGTCGTCGATCTTCGGCATGATTGCGGTACCGGGCAACTCCGCCTATCACGCTGCCAAATTCGCCATTCGCGGCTTCACCGAAAGCCTGCGCACGGAAATGGTGCGCAACGAGACCGGCGTTGAAATTGCCAGCGTTCATCCCGGTGGCATCAAGACCAATGTGGCGCGCAATGCGCGGCTGGCACAGAACGAAGAGTTGCTGGCCCGCAAGGACGAGATCGCCAAGGGCTTTGACGAGTTTGCCCGCACCACGCCGGAAGAAGCGGCTCGGGTGATCTTCACCGGCATTGAAAAGAACAATCCGCGCATCCTGATTGGTGGTGATGCCCGCTTCATGGACCGCATCCAGCGTCTGCTGCCGATCAAGTATCACAAGGTGCTTGGCCGACTGATGGGCCGACAGGAAGAAGAGGCGTCCTAG